A single genomic interval of Sceloporus undulatus isolate JIND9_A2432 ecotype Alabama chromosome 2, SceUnd_v1.1, whole genome shotgun sequence harbors:
- the LOC121924283 gene encoding major histocompatibility complex class I-related gene protein-like isoform X2 yields the protein MAAIVSLVGAAVALLLSGAKAHNGSTSHSLRYFRTSISQPGQGLPQFFIVGYLDDQLFYQYDSNSRKAQPRVTWMEKAGEHYWDTETQFMRDREAVSRAYMANLRNHYNQSEEFHTLQKMFGCELRKDGSTGGFAKYAYDGTDHIILDKETLTWTAADGSAQISKKEWENIRTPAQTCKAYLKEECIKRLEKFLNYGKEALLRTEPPVGKITSQATGGGQEALICQAYGFYPKEIEATWRKGEEILEHETFRRNIAPNYDGTYHIWLSIDIDPKERNFYQCHVDHASLQKPLVLTFEEPGVNVGLIIVAIFGVVAAFLLAAGITTFFLKIRHEKEDYKAASTSSDKSSDSSILEKVPA from the exons ATGGCGGCCATTGTGTCCCTTGTGGGCGCAGCAGTGGCACTCCTGCTTTCTGGGGCGAAGGCTCACAATG GCTCCACCTCACACTCCCTGCGCTATTTCCGTACATCTATATCTCAGCCTGGCCAGGGGCTGCCCCAGTTCTTCATTGTTGGGTATCTGGACGACCAGCTTTTTTATCAATATGACAGCAACTCTAGGAAGGCCCAGCCAAGAGTGACCTGGATGGAAAAAGCAGGCGAACATTACTGGGACACAGAGACCCAATTCATGCGAGACAGAGAGGCTGTATCCAGAGCATACATGGCAAACTTAAGGAATCACTACAACCAGAGCGAAG AGTTTCACACCCTGCAGAAGATGTTCGGCTGTGAGCTGAGGAAAGATGGGAGCACAGGAGGATTTGCCAAGTATGCCTACGATGGGACAGACCACATCATCCTGGACAAGGAGACCCTCACCTGGACGGCAGCTGATGGTTCAGCCCAAATCtccaaaaaggagtgggaaaatATAAGAACTCCAGCCCAGACCTGCAAGGCCTACCTGAAGGAGGAGTGCATTAAGCGGCTGGAGAAATTCCTGAACTACGGGAAGGAGGCACTGCTGAGGACAG AGCCTCCTGTGGGAAAGATCACAAGCCAGGCTACTGGGGGTGGCCAGGAAGCCCTCATCTGCCAGGCCTATGGCTTCTACCCCAAAGAGATTGAAGCCActtggaggaagggggaggagattTTAGAACATGAGACTTTCCGTAGGAACATTGCTCCCAACTATGATGGGACATACCACATCTGGCTCAGCATCGATATTGATCCCAAGGAGAGAAACTTCTACCAGTGCCATGTGGATCATGCCAGCTTGCAAAAGCCTCTGGTCTTGACCTTTGAAGAGCCTGGCG TCAATGTGGGACTCATTATAGTAGCCATCTTTGGAGTTGTGGCAGCTTTTCTGTTGGCAGCTGGGATCACCACTTTCTTCCTCA AGATTCGGCACGAGAAAGAAGACTACAAAGCAGCATCAA CATCTAGTGACAAAAGCTCTGACAGCTCCATCTTGG AGAAGGTGCCAGCGTGA
- the LOC121924283 gene encoding major histocompatibility complex class I-related gene protein-like isoform X1: MAAIVSLVGAAVALLLSGAKAHNGSTSHSLRYFRTSISQPGQGLPQFFIVGYLDDQLFYQYDSNSRKAQPRVTWMEKAGEHYWDTETQFMRDREAVSRAYMANLRNHYNQSEEFHTLQKMFGCELRKDGSTGGFAKYAYDGTDHIILDKETLTWTAADGSAQISKKEWENIRTPAQTCKAYLKEECIKRLEKFLNYGKEALLRTEPPVGKITSQATGGGQEALICQAYGFYPKEIEATWRKGEEILEHETFRRNIAPNYDGTYHIWLSIDIDPKERNFYQCHVDHASLQKPLVLTFEEPGVNVGLIIVAIFGVVAAFLLAAGITTFFLKIRHEKEDYKAASTSSDKSSDSSILGLAVSAGLDPIPPFDSPPGCPWGKSHSLGLRGKTRADL, translated from the exons ATGGCGGCCATTGTGTCCCTTGTGGGCGCAGCAGTGGCACTCCTGCTTTCTGGGGCGAAGGCTCACAATG GCTCCACCTCACACTCCCTGCGCTATTTCCGTACATCTATATCTCAGCCTGGCCAGGGGCTGCCCCAGTTCTTCATTGTTGGGTATCTGGACGACCAGCTTTTTTATCAATATGACAGCAACTCTAGGAAGGCCCAGCCAAGAGTGACCTGGATGGAAAAAGCAGGCGAACATTACTGGGACACAGAGACCCAATTCATGCGAGACAGAGAGGCTGTATCCAGAGCATACATGGCAAACTTAAGGAATCACTACAACCAGAGCGAAG AGTTTCACACCCTGCAGAAGATGTTCGGCTGTGAGCTGAGGAAAGATGGGAGCACAGGAGGATTTGCCAAGTATGCCTACGATGGGACAGACCACATCATCCTGGACAAGGAGACCCTCACCTGGACGGCAGCTGATGGTTCAGCCCAAATCtccaaaaaggagtgggaaaatATAAGAACTCCAGCCCAGACCTGCAAGGCCTACCTGAAGGAGGAGTGCATTAAGCGGCTGGAGAAATTCCTGAACTACGGGAAGGAGGCACTGCTGAGGACAG AGCCTCCTGTGGGAAAGATCACAAGCCAGGCTACTGGGGGTGGCCAGGAAGCCCTCATCTGCCAGGCCTATGGCTTCTACCCCAAAGAGATTGAAGCCActtggaggaagggggaggagattTTAGAACATGAGACTTTCCGTAGGAACATTGCTCCCAACTATGATGGGACATACCACATCTGGCTCAGCATCGATATTGATCCCAAGGAGAGAAACTTCTACCAGTGCCATGTGGATCATGCCAGCTTGCAAAAGCCTCTGGTCTTGACCTTTGAAGAGCCTGGCG TCAATGTGGGACTCATTATAGTAGCCATCTTTGGAGTTGTGGCAGCTTTTCTGTTGGCAGCTGGGATCACCACTTTCTTCCTCA AGATTCGGCACGAGAAAGAAGACTACAAAGCAGCATCAA CATCTAGTGACAAAAGCTCTGACAGCTCCATCTTGG